The window cctcttcctcctcctttgtCAAACTCCCATCTCTCTCTACCACAAACCGGTGATCATCATAATCTCCGCCGCCATAAcatcctcctccgccaccaccaccaccgcatCCGCATTTCTCGCCCCCCTCCGTTGTCTCAAACCGGAGGTGACGTTggttattatgatgatgatgaaactgaTCATCTCCACCATTGATCTTTCCGCGCCGTTGTCTTCTGTTGTGAGGTAGCTTCTTCcgcttcttcttgttcttccggCCGCCGCCTAAACACCGTCGTCCTATCATCCACGGGACCTTGACGAAAGTAAGAGTAAGAAGGTTGATGATCGCACATGGACAGCAACAAAGCGCAACACAGTCAGCAATAGCAGCCGCCGCCCACGACCGGCATTTCTTGCCTGAGCATTTGGTTTCGTCGCCGCCGTGGTTGTAATGCCGTCCTCGACGGTTGTCCTCGTCGACGGCGTCGTTTTGATAGTGGGTCCCGCCGTGGTTTCTACGTGAAACTCGATGCGGGTTTTCCTCCATgagcagaaaacaaaatcttgctacaatcaataaataaacagagaaagagagtttaGTCACTAGACTGTatatgtagtagtagtagtattaaatTTATGGatcaaagtttgaaaaaaagTGTTTTTGCTTATACAAGTTGAGACGTATAGGAAATAGTAAAagatttagaaacaaaaaaaaataacagagagATGTTTTAGGAAACAACAACTCGAGATTTTCCATGCACTTTCACTTAATGACTCCAGACAGTTCAGGTTTTTAGATTCATTACTCCCTCACGCTCTCCTTTGGTCTGCGTGTAAACCACGACATTAACCGACTTCGTCCTCTTTTGCATAAAcaaattttggatttcttttaCAAGTTCTAAAGTCAAATACGGTTTAGACGGTTTGGTGACTTTGGTCTAATGAGGAATGACtctagttaataaaatttaaggAGCGCGTGGGAACGGATCCAtattagtgttatttttttctgtgGGGTTTTTACcattgaaaaatattaaagatttttaaaatgaacTTCTTCTAGGGGTATGTAATGAACTAATGATTCTATTCGAGGCGGTTTTCTGAGCGACCttgtagtttttttcttcttttttgttaattttagttttaagtaAGGTTCAAAAACTTGTATTGGATTTagcattttcttttatgttgtACTATGATAGAAATGatcatttacaattttaaattgtaatttgAAGATAAGCGacatttaaagaaataaaaaattggaaaattgtTGTACCTACAAAAAGTTATGGTGATtactattataattattaaattaatgagaaaaaatattaaattaataagaaaCTAATAAAAGATTAATGGTAACGTGGATGGTTAGTGGGAAGGATTCTTTTTCACGTGGAATCGTGGATTGCCGGCTCTTCCTATGGCCCAATCAATTACTTGAACCGTAATAAAATACAGCTTTATGATATAGATTGTGAGGGGCATTTTACAGTTTAGTCCTCTTACTTAACTTATGAACAATTGTATAATCGATAGCCCTAGGgctatctataaaataatagtcCTAGAAAGTCTAATAGGAATCTCCCTGCAATAATTTTCAGTAAACGATACTAATATAGTATTATGAACTAGTACTTATTAATGGGCTATTGCACATTGATCATGAATATGTTACTTCTGTTACTGTATTTAAGATGTTGCTTTTGACTCCTGCAAAGGTTGAAGAGTAATTTATACTactatatttcattattatttctGCTTCATCTTTATGAAAGCGAAAATCGTAATcgaatattttcatatttataccATTTTTACAAACCATCATAGACTCGTAGAAACAGATGTTGTTTTCGTGTTTAGTTTGGATTTGTGTTTAAcagattaaaaacaaacaaacaaattttgtttttttgtcaacaaacaaatattttgatttttccttttccattttTATCGGAGTGGGACCTAGTACTATTGTCCGTTTTCACTTGTATAAGGTAAAAAGTGCAAAATGGtgggtaaattttaaaaatgtaatttgcaTGTTTATATgtaccttatatatatatatatatcgatctCTTTGTTAAAAGCTCAACTTCGTTATCTATGGAAATTTTCACAAGAAaccataaactaaaattaattatgacACACATGCAACCTAAAAATCCGCCTAATCAAACATATTATTaggattaattataaataaatgaagaTCTCCGGAGATTTTTGGATCAACGATGAGCTCTATAGCTAAGTAAGATTATATATAATCGCAGTTATGACCATAATCGTGACTGGAATTTATAGAAATTGACCTCAACTAAGAAACGCCAATCGAAAATGATGAGTCATTAGAGAAATGTAGAGATCGTAATGGATCATTACCTTGGAGAATTCCTTAATTTGCTTTCTTTCCGGAAATATATAAACGATCAACAGGGTTACATTTTCATTTGCTATGTTTGTGTTTTGCTGTGTATATTGTAGTAATCATAAGATATGATATGTGGTGTTATGTGGTTTTAGTCTTTGGTGTGATGGATATGGGTAAAGGAATGaaggagaagatggagaagaagaataaggagAGGATTAAGAAAGATGTTTCGGTCAAGCAAATGCTccatttatacatatatacttctattgctctctctctctctcctgtgtcctgtgtgtgtgtatatatttttaattttttataaaactctcTATCGGAGACCAATACacgcacatatatatatatatatatatatattcacgtGTACGGagcttaattagtaaattatagttacatttttttttagcaGCTGAGTAATAATCTATTTGAATGAGTTAAACTGTTTGCATATGCTTAACTGTTGTTATAAAATCCgcctaaaaagtaaaaacttacGACTTAGGTTAACCAAAATTTACGactatattatttgttattagttTTGATTATCTATAAATTTACACGAGAGAAATACAAATCATATTAAAAGCCGAGAAATGTGTGATATGTTCAAAGATTCAGTGATTTATGATAATGATAATCAAATAGATTCAAATATCTATATAAGTGCAAATTAGTACATAACAACGAGTCAACGAGTAACGACGATGGGTACtttaatttgaaacaaaataatgatCTCCGAAGCAAAATAGTAGTGTTTTATCGtatttatacagtatatataaatataatacaattTGTTTTTGGTAGGAAGTGTATAATACAATATAATAATGTGTGAGGGTGGCtatgtatttttaaatgatACGATGATGTAACTATGACtggatatatattttcaatcaaTGAATATATCATACTAATAAGAATATTCGTGTTTCTTCTAAATAATTCGACGTTATGTACGTgtacaatatatttaatatatagtatatatatagagcttTTCCTATTTATAGGTATGTTACGTAGTAGCTGAGCATACAAAATTACAGTTTTCTAAGGTTTTAATTTGGTATGATGGCCTAGTATAGGCGATTTCTCGAGGAAACCCTTGAGGAATGAGCAGATAAATGTACTAATAGTAAAGCATTAATTAGTAAATGGCAAACGGTTAAtgtaatcagatttttttttcttgatctaTTACATTACATGACTTAATAGTTTAATACTCCTAAGAAAATGTGTAGTTTTCGTCTCGAACGGTATTGATATTATGATTGTGAAATGAAACTATTATTACCTGCGAGTAAAATTCGGAATCAGACATGCATGTAACTTCTTAAGAGTTAAAACTAGCTAGATCTCTCGTTACTTTACAAACAATTACATTGTGATCCCGAATATACGCATTTTAGCAAATAATGTCATATCTTAAATAGAAGTTCGCTTTCCAATTAGCATATAATGGCCTCGAGGGCCTCGACAACATGAGGATTGAAAATTGAACTACCATTACATTATAAAACTGTGTTATAGACGATAGTTAGGGGGTCGACACTTCCATGGATctattcaaaattattaatgtttgattattagtagtatttttttaactctataagaaaaagaaaaaaactgctagtattgtatatttgtgttttaaCTACCATAGGCTAGCgggatttaatttaattaattaatggttaGATATGTTAAACAGCTTGAAAATTAAAGTATTTTTCTCTTAGTTTCACATAGTTGTAATTTGTAAACCGGTTCAAGAGTTGTGAGTGACAGTAGTATGAAACCATTAAGAACGAGTTTTTGTAcgaatttatagaaattatcgGAGCTTGGTGTTTGATGAGTCCCGAAGACAGAGAGAATCAAATCATGGGAACTCGGCCCAATTTATGTTGCTTTCCATGCATTTGCACAATAATTTTCTAGTATATctttatttataacattaaataaaaagaacaaataccTAAATTAGAAAATGTGAATTCATTTACTAACAAATTTGAGTGACTTCTAAGCAAATCTGAACATTTCATTTACTAAATTTGTGCCTAAAACTAAAAGTATCCCAGAGTAGAGTATGCACTTAGTTAGGTTGCGTTCAATGATGGATGTAAAGTACGATGGTATTAGTGCCATGAATACGTACATTAAAGTTCATACATTTCAGTGATGCATTGAGGAGTTGGTACATACTACGTAGTTATTGCAGAGTTGGTATATgttaaatattcaaatagtTTAATTTCACACCTTTTTAACTTATTTATTATCAGCATAACTCTATACAATTGTTGATtatgtttagttttgttttaaaaaatttattgttGTGATTTTCCGTGCGTTTGAACTTTTAAGTATCAGCGTCGTTCACGCCTATTACTCTCTGGTGCTGCCTTTGGCGTGACTTTGTCTTCAAAAACACTTTGCACGTGCATTCGACTCTCAGATCGCCACGTCGGAAACTGAGATGCTCTCTTAATTTACatagaaagataacaaaaaatagtggagaagaacaaaagagtaGTGTAAACTCGCTTCGCCGCCTGGCTGCGTACACATATCAGTAGTCGTCTTCGTATGTTAATCATTCGTTCTGCTGTTTTTTGTACTAACTTCACCAGTTATATAGTCACACGTATTATATACGTACTCAATAGCTCGAACTTGTTGGATGAACTGGATGAACCGGTTGCGTGTTGGACGAACTTTTATTAAATCATCTTTAAATAAtgttgagttttcttttttcgttttagtgttatttttcATGTTGAGTTATGagaaggaaaaatatatatatatatctatgaatCAAccacagaaggaaaaaaaaaatcaactttataaATAATGCAGAATCATAAAACGATTGccattttattcaaatttaacattttattcaaaaaaaaaaaaaggattgccATTTTGCACCGGCCTTAACCAAATTTACGTATTGTTGAAATTGTCTTTTTTGGCTCGTTATTGACTTATCGTAACTTATccataaaaggaaaagaaaaaaataacgcTTTGAGATTTTTGTTAACTTATAAACCTTTCGCATACCACCAACTCTAAACGCCCTTTACAACAACCACATTCGCACAACAACAAGTTAACAATAAGTCAATAATGGTGaccatttcttttattttgtcaataCTGATTAttacttataagaaaaataaatttatgatagtaatacataacatttaaaaataaaaataaaaaaagaataagagcAGACATCACATTATTTAGCTTAGAACTACtccttttagatttttcttttaatatttttttgtcgtaTCCAGCTAACTCTCATGATAGCAACTTCGTAGAGTTCTAGACATAAGATCTAGTAGCTTTTTATCtgatatttgtaaattagaaggagaagcttcttcgTCTGCGTTTGCGTCTGAATCGCTGCTGCTACCGCAAATCTTTTCGATTTGAATACCAATATCTTTAGCAAGATTTTCAGCACCATCTTTAGAGAGAATGGTGTCGAAACAAATGTATCTACCAAAAGCGGTTTTATTACCCAAACCTTCCCACAAGCATACGTGAGCTTTAGCCAACTTGTTCACATCCATTGTCGCTAATAATCCGTGGCTATACATCTCTTTTGCTCCTGAATTTTTGCATAACagattgtaaataaataaataaatcaatcaaaatcaacaaCTTGTTAGCTGTCTTTGTCTCTTTATCGAATGGACCACCCGTGAACTACGtacacatatatgatatataatactatgtgtatataatataacattgTTTTTGGACGGTTGCTTAAGTTTGGATACATAGTCATTATTATATGGTTCGTTTTTATGTACCTTTGAGATAAGCCAAGGTTGAAGTGGAGTTACGGTTGAAGAAGTCAGGACCAGTTATAAGAGCAGGACATATAGTTGCAAGCTTTAATCCTTTTGAATCTGCGATTCTCCACGCAGCTTTCTCAGCTTTCAGTTTTCCAAGTGCATACCAAAGCTGTGGAATTAGTGTAAAGAGGTGTTAATTATTATGCTCtttataattgttttgaatcCAGCTAGAGCTTAATTATATGGATTCAcatgaaaattatgattttcaaaattttaataacctTATTATCGATACAGAGTTGTTCATCGCTCCAGCTCTCCTCGTTGATAACAGAGTGATCAAGATTGTTGAAGGAACTGTTTTGCAAAGCACATGCTAAGAGAGATGATGTGAAGACACATTTTCTCACTGACGCCGTTCTTGTGCACGCTTTTATTACACTCTCGCTCACTTTTGCTTCTAATTCCGCCATTGATTTCTGCAAAAACGTTAACGATGAAAATGGGTTATATACTTCCATGAGATAACTATAATTGTTAGAACTAGTAATAANNNNNNNNNNNNNNNNNNNNNNNNNNNNNNNNNNNNNNNNNNNNNNNNNNNNNNNNNNNNNNNNNNNNNNNNNNNNNNNNNNNNNNNNNNNNNNNNNNNNNNNNNNNNNNNNNNNNNNNNNNNNNNNNNNNNNNNNNNNNNNNNNNNNNNNNNNNNNNNNNNNNNNNNNNNNNNNNNNNNNNNNNNNNNNNNNNNNNNNNNNNNNNNNNNNNNNNNNNNNNNNNNNNNNNNNNNNNNNNNNNNNNNNNNNNNNNNNNNNNNNNNNNNNNNNNNNNNNNNNNNNNNNNNNNNNNNNNNNNNNNNNNNNNNNNNNNNNNNNNNNNNNNNNNNNNNNNNNNNNNNNNNNNNNNNNNNNNNNNNNNNNNNNNNNNNNNNNNNNNNNNNNNNNNNNNNNNNNNNNNNNNNNNNNNNNNNNNNNNNNNNNNNNNNNNNNNNNNNNNNNNNNNNNNNNNNNNNNNNNNNNNNNNNNNNNNNNNNNNNNNNNNNNNNNNNNNNNNNNNNNNNNNNNNNNNNNNNNNNNNNNNNNNNNNNNNNNNNNNNNNNNNNNNNNNNNNNNNNNNNNNNNNNNNNNNNNNNNNNNNNNNNNNNNNNNNNNNNNNNNNNNNNNNNNNNNNNNNNNNNNNNNNNNNNNNNNNNNNNNNNNNNNNNNNNNNNNNNNNNNNNNNNNNNNNNNNNNNNNNNNNNNNNNNNNNNNNNNNNNNNNNNNNNNNNNNNNNNNNNNNNNNNNNNNNNNNNNNNNNNNNNNNNNNNNNNNNNNNNNNNNNNNNNNNNNNNNNNNNNNNNNNNNNNNNNNNNNNNNNNNNNNNNNNNNNNNNNNNNNNNNNNNNNNNNNNNNNNNNNNNNNNNNNNNNNNNNNNNNNNNNNNNNNNNNNNNNNNNNNNNNNNNNNNNNNNNNNNNNNNNNNNNNNNNNNNNNNNNNNNNNNNNNNNNNNNNNNNNNNNNNNNNNNNNNNNNNNNNNNNNNNNNNNNNNNNNNNNNNNNNNNNNNNNNNNNNNNNNNNNNNNNNNNNNNNNNNNNNNNNNNNNNNNNNNNNNNNNNNNNNNNNNNNNNNNNNNNNNNNNNNNNNNNNNNNNNNNNNNNNNNNNNNNNNNNNNNNNNNNNNNNNNNNNNNNNNNNNNNNNNNNNNNNNNNNNNNNNNNNNNNNNNNNNNNNNNNNNNNNNNNNNNNNNNNNNNNNNNNNNNNNNNNNNNNNNNNNNNNNNNNNNNNNNNNNNNNNNNNNNNNNNNNNNNNNNNNNNNNNNNNNNNNNNNNNNNNNNNNNNNNNNNNNNNNNNNNNNNNNNNNNNNNNNNNNNNNNNNNNNNNNNNNNNNNNNNNNNNNNNNNNNNNNNNNNNNNNNNNNNNNNNNNNNNNNNNNNNNNNNNNNNNNNNNNNNNNNNNNNNNNNNNNNNNNNNNNNNNNNNNNNNNNNNNNNNNNNNNNNNNNNNNNNNNNNNNNNNNNNNNNNNNNNNNNNNNNNNNNNNNNNNNNNNNNNNNNNNNNNNNNNNNNNNNNNNNNNNNNNNNNNNNNNNNNNNNNNNNNNNNNNNNNNNNNNNNNNNNNNNNNNNNNNNNNNNNNNNNNNNNNNNNNNNNNNNNNNNNNNNNNNNNNNNNNNNNNNNNNNNNNNNNNNNNNNNNNNNNNNNNNNNNNNNNNNNNNNNNNNNNNNNNNNNNNNNNNNNNNNNNNNNNNNNNNNNNNNNNNNNNNNNNNNNNNNNNNNNNNNNNNNNNNNNNNNNNNNNNNNNNNNNNNNNNNNNNNNNNNNNNNNNNNNNNNNNNNNNNNNNNNNNNNNNNNNNNNNNNNNNNNNNNNNNNNNNNNNNNNNNNNNNNNNNNNNNNNNNNNNNNNNNNNNNNNNNNNNNNNNNNNNNNNNNNNNNNNNNNNNNNNNNNNNNNNNNNNNNNNNNNNNNNNNNNNNNNNNNNNNNNNNNNNNNNNNNNNNNNNNNNNNNNNNNNNNNNNNNNNNNNNNNNNNNNNNNNNNNNNNNNNNNNNNNNNNNNNNNNNNNNNNNNNNNNNNNNNNNNNNNNNNNNNNNNNNNNNNNNNNNNNNNNNNNNNNNNNNNNNNNNNNNNNNNNNNNNNNNNNNNNNNNNNNNNNNNNNNNNNNNNNNNNNNNNNNNNNNNNNNNNNNNNNNNNNNNNNNNNNNNNNNNNNNNNNNNNNNNNNNNNNNNNNNNNNNNNNNNNNNNNNNNNNNNNNNNNNNNNNNNNNNNNNNNNNNNNNNNNNNNNNNNNNNNNNNNNNNNNNNNNNNNNNNNNNNNNNNNNNNNNNNNNNNNNNNNNNNNNNNNNNNNNNNNNNNNNNNNNNNNNNNNNNNNNNNNNNNNNNNNNNNNNNNNNNNNNNNNNNNNNNNNNNNNNNNNNNNNNNNNNNNNNNNNNNNNNNNNNNNNNNNNNNNNNNNNNNNNNNNNNNNNNNNNNNNNNNNNNNNNNNNNNNNNNNNNNNNNNNNNNNNNNNNNNNNNNNNNNNNNNNNNNNNNNNNNNNNNNNNNNNNNNNNNNNNNNNNNNNNNNNNNNNNNNNNNNNNNNNNNNNNNNNNNNNNNNNNNNNNNNNNNNNNNNNNNNNNNNNNNNNNNNNNNNNNNNNNNNNNNNNNNNNNNNNNNNNNNNNNNNNNNNNNNNNNNNNNNNNNNNNNNNNNNNNNNNNNNNNNNNNNNNNNNNNNNNNNNNNNNNNNNNNNNNNNNNNNNNNNNNNNNNNNNNNNNNNNNNNNNNNNNNNNNNNNNNNNNNNNNNNNNNNNNNNNNNNNNNNNNNNNNNNNNNNNNNNNNNNNNNNNNNNNNNNNNNNNNNNNNNNNNNNNNNNNNNNNNNNNNNNNNNNNNNNNNNNNNNNNNNNNNNNNNNNNNNNNNNNNNNNNNNNNNNNNNNNNNNNNNNNNNNNNNNNNNNNNNNNNNNNNNNNNNNNNNNNNNNNNNNNNNNNNNNNNNNNNNNNNNNNNNNNNNNNNNNNNNNNNNNNNNNNNNNNNNNNNNNNNNNNNNNNNNNNNNNNNNNNNNNNNNNNNNNNNNNNNNNNNNNNNNNNNNNNNNNNNNNNNNNNNNNNNNNNNNNNNNNNNNNNNNNNNNNNNNNNNNNNNNNNNNNNNNNNNNNNNNNNNNNNNNNNNNNNNNNNNNNNNNNNNNNNNNNNNNNNNNNNNNNNNNNNNNNNNNNNNNNNNNNNNNNNNNNNNNNNNNNNNNNNNNNNNNNNNNNNNNNNNNNNNNNNNNNNNNNNNNNNNNNNNNNNNNNNNNNNNNNNNNNNNNNNNNNNNNNNNNNNNNNNNNNNNNNNNNNNNNNNNNNNNNNNNNNNNNNNNNNNNNNNNNNNNNNNNNNNNNNNNNNNNNNNNNNNNNNNNNNNNNNNNNNNNNNNNNNNNNNNNNNNNNNNNNNNNNNNNNNNNNNNNNNNNNNNNNNNNNNNNNNNNNNNNNNNNNNNNNNNNNNNNNNNNNNNNNNNNNNNNNNNNNNNNNNNNNNNNNNNNNNNNNNNNNNNNNNNNNNNNNNNNNNNNNNNNNNNNNNNNNNNNNNNNNNNNNNNNNNNNNNNNNNNNNNNNNNNNNNNNNNNNNNNNNNNNNNNNNNNNNNNNNNNNNNNNNNNNNNNNNNNNNNNNNNNNNNNNNNNNNNN is drawn from Camelina sativa cultivar DH55 chromosome 8, Cs, whole genome shotgun sequence and contains these coding sequences:
- the LOC104705744 gene encoding uncharacterized protein LOC104705744, whose amino-acid sequence is MEENPHRVSRRNHGGTHYQNDAVDEDNRRGRHYNHGGDETKCSGKKCRSWAAAAIADCVALCCCPCAIINLLTLTFVKVPWMIGRRCLGGGRKNKKKRKKLPHNRRQRRGKINGGDDQFHHHHNNQRHLRFETTEGGEKCGCGGGGGGGGCYGGGDYDDHRFVVERDGSLTKEEEEEENGEKTTSVKGGGNHDESRISARVEAERVWLELYQIGHLGFGRVSFTGIQ
- the LOC104705746 gene encoding cinnamoyl-CoA reductase-like SNL6 translates to MEVYNPFSSLTFLQKSMAELEAKVSESVIKACTRTASVRKCVFTSSLLACALQNSSFNNLDHSVINEESWSDEQLCIDNKLWYALGKLKAEKAAWRIADSKGLKLATICPALITGPDFFNRNSTSTLAYLKGAKEMYSHGLLATMDVNKLAKAHVCLWEGLGNKTAFGRYICFDTILSKDGAENLAKDIGIQIEKICGSSSDSDANADEEASPSNLQISDKKLLDLMSRTLRSCYHES